A stretch of Pelecanus crispus isolate bPelCri1 chromosome 3, bPelCri1.pri, whole genome shotgun sequence DNA encodes these proteins:
- the GZF1 gene encoding GDNF-inducible zinc finger protein 1 isoform X6: protein MQSLEALFAERRKMESNAVLLESKSSPINLLNEMHQLRLLGHLCDVTVSVEYQGVRAEFVAHKAVLAATSKFFKEVFLNEKGMDGPRTNVLLNEVQVADFASFLEFVYTAKVEVEEDRVQRMLEIAEKLKCLDLSETCFQLKKQMLESVLLELQNFSESPNSEEESATQPSILLESKAAAVAEADQADCPLDPPDSPVDRPSNGMSPEMPATKPKEKMDKKKEMMKPPYAKIRRASGRLAGRKVFVEIPKKKYTRRLREQQKNAEVAVEENKYPQDQDTCDVEREEEEVENNIKPESEECDGNFESEENVKKSEEDKKKRGSNFKCSTCEKEFLYEKSFLKHIKHSHGIAAEIIYRCETCSQTFANRCNLKSHQRHVHSSERHFPCELCGKKFKRKKDVKRHILQVHEGGGERHQCQQCGKGLSSKTALRLHERTHTGDKPYGCTECEAKFSQPSALKTHMRIHTGEKPFVCDECGARFTQNHMLIYHKRCHTGGGLSPEARGVVFMMRVSQNTPELLRRLPAADLPGLFIHRVELSVSGWIGVVALALAGFCADFPQESSVPYAEIAAGTVACSDPFVRLAFVSSSVLFLRAMFNSGLKRSVGLILLFHPCCRGKAFHV from the exons ATGCAAAGTTTAGAGGCT CTTtttgcagagagaagaaagatggaaagTAATGCAGTTTTACTGGAATCCAAGTCCTCTCCTATCAACCTTCTGAATGAAATGCATCAGCTGCGTCTCCTGGGCCACCTCTGCGACGTGACTGTCAGCGTGGAGTACCAAGGTGTCAGGGCAGAGTTTGTTGCTCACAAGGCTGTATTGGCAGCAACAAGCAAATTTTTCAAGGAGGTGTTCCTTAACGAGAAGGGCATGGACGGCCCACGGACCAACGTGCTCCTGAATGAGGTCCAGGTTGCTGATTTTGCGTCATTTCTTGAGTTTGTCTATACTGCTAAGGTAGAAGTGGAAGAAGACAGAGTGCAGCGTATGCTAGAAATAGCTGAAAAGCTGAAGTGCTTGGATCTCTCAGAAACCTGCTTTCAATTAAAGAAGCAGATGCTTGAATCGGTGCTGTTGGAGTTGCAAAACTTCTCAGAATCGCCAAACTCTGAGGAAGAGAGCGCTACCCAGCCAAGCATTTTGCTTGAGtccaaagcagctgctgtggcagAAGCTGACCAGGCAGACTGTCCTCTGGATCCTCCAGATTCCCCCGTAGACAGGCCCAGCAACGGAATGTCTCCTGAGATGCCGGCTACCaaaccaaaagagaaaatggacaaaaagaaggaaatgatgAAGCCTCCTTATGCCAAAATCAGAAGGGCAAGCGGGAGACTGGCTGGGAGGAAAGTATTTGTGGAAATCCcgaagaagaaatacacgaggcGGCTGAGAGAGCAGCAGAAGAATGCGGAGGTTGctgttgaagaaaacaaatatcctCAAGACCAGGATACCTGTgatgtggagagagaggaggaagaagtggagAACAACATCAAGCCTGAAAGCGAAGAATGTGACGGCAACTTTGAATCAGAAGAAAACGTGAAAAAATCTGAAGAGGATAAAAAGAAGCGAGGCAGTAACTTCAAGTGCAGCACATGCGAGAAGGAATTCCTGTATGAGAAAAGTTTTCTCAAGCACATAAAGCACAGCCACGGCATTGCAGCCGAAATCATTTATCGGTGTGAAACCTGCAGTCAGACCTTTGCCAACCGGTGCAACCTAAAAAGCCATCAGCGCCATGTCCACAGCAGCGAGCGCCACTTCCCTTGTGAGCTCTGCGGTAAGAAGTTCAAGAGGAAGAAGGACGTCAAGAGGCACATTCTCCAGGTTCATGAGGGTGGTGGGGAGCGTCATCAGTGCCAACAGTGTGGAAAGGGGTTGAGCTCCAAAACTGCCTTGAGGCTCCATGAAAGGACGCATACAGGCGACAAGCCTTATGGGTGCACAGAGTGTGAGGCTAAATTTTCTCAGCCTTCTGCACTTAAAACACACATGAG aatCCATACTGGTGAAAAACCTTTTGTCTGTGATGAATGTGGTGCCAGGTTCACTCAGAATCACATGCTTATATATCACAAACGATGTCACACAG GTGGAGGCCTTTCACCAGAGGCACGCGGCGTTGTGTTCATGATGAGAGTAAGCCAGAATACTCCCGAGCTGCTGAGAAGACTGCCAGCTGCAGATCTCCCCGGGCTTTTCATACACCGTGTAGAGCTATCGGTGTCTGGTTGGATCGGCGTGGTTGCCCTGGCGCTCGCAGGGTTTTGTGCGGATTTCCCGCAGGAAAGCTCCGTGCCTTACGCAGAGATCGCTGCTGGCACCGTGGCCTGCTCAGATCCTTTTGTGAGGCTGGCGTTTGTGTCGAGCAGCGTTCTGTTTTTGCGTGCGATGTTTAATAGCGGTCTCAAACGCTCCGTCGGTTTAATTCTCCTTTTCCACCCTTGCTGTAGGGGAAAGGCCTTTCATGTGTGA
- the LOC104036774 gene encoding uncharacterized protein LOC104036774 codes for MEKKKILMKSKVAAPNLLRALHSLYQFGHLCDVTVHTQHLGIQEEFLVHKAVLAASSNYFKGLFLHDEMLDTKNCTVTLQDIYTEEFTSFLEFVYTAEVEIEAEKLQRMKEIAERLECKDLLDICEEVKAEGRKGLDLSLHLKGELCENGGPQWTRIQQEEDHKLSNSSQVVAIPMQRKLWDRQKHKKLLAGYELIEGQPASLEQEDTAFPEPKSRTAKLPKCNKADTRNRLSMDIISLENENSRSLLSQTESKEARAVIGNALPEQWEDENSFISKFASKTERRKSPRHVAKVLPQIACEKCNESFPVFKQYQSHMELKRDANLAVKYSCNACEQLFSTHRHLRQHRLAVHSDERGFSCVFCDKRFKRQKDINDHIRRVHEKKRDPQACPYCDKVISSKCGLTVHIRTHTGEKPYKCERCPASFAQRSAYNTHVRKIHESGQERKLMPVYWMVVPPAHRPNAASCGKDPDRGTWGAMSEAERHKCAGREEATNREEEPRGSSVTKADCSNEQEQRKRKYKEAEARREKMSEERNEDEMSVKGEEEVDDEAGYSEVEDSRGNEEVCSEEDDEDDEYANEKDGEECESDEEFKIKKVNKSGVNNKSAYVITCDKCNEQFVSRKKYVDHCRDVHQCLPGKVYQCDICSKSFASYNSWKEHRACVHTEERQFACTLCNATFKRKRDVRTHYMRKHEGRVKRPLCSVCGKILSSRTALVFHMRTHTGEKPYECGICHSKFAQPSQLKIHTRSHTGEKPYICEDCGACFADKGKLTGHKRTHTGERLFKCDVCGKHFATNEYLKCHKRCHMGAKPYKCEVCGKMFGLRASLAQHSNVHAETRPYFCEQCGKTFTQQGALRRHQRIHTGEKPYKCRACERTFTDMSTLRRHVSIHDRNAHWRSFLIDLTTKKDHNWSKIETFSEACTGEDSAPEIWSVDQGKLYKPESVVRKKVEHVPSSVGNAGGTDHSLLYS; via the exons atggagaaaaagaaaattctaatgAAATCCAAGGTTGCCGCTCCTAACCTCCTGAGGGCACTGCATTCTCTGTACCAGTTCGGTCACCTCTGTGATGTGACAGTTCACACACAGCATCTTGGAATTCAGGAGGAGTTTCTGGTTCACAAAGCTGTCTTGGCAGCTTCCAGCAACTATTTCAAGGGGCTGTTCCTGCATGATGAGATGCTGGACACCAAGAATTGCACGGTGACTCTGCAAGACATTTACACGGAAGAGTTCACCTCCTTCCTGGAGTTTGTTTACACTGCGGAAGTGGAGATTGAAGCGGAAAAACTGCAGCGGATGAAAGAAATAGCCGAAAGACTTGAATGCAAGGATTTGCTGGACATTTGTGAAGAAGTGAAAGCAGAGGGCAGGAAGGGTTTAGATTTGAGCCTCCATCTGAAAGGTGAGCTGTGTGAAAATGGTGGGCCACAGTGGACTCGCATCCAGCAAGAGGAGGACCACAAACTGAGTAACTCTTCCCAAGTTGTGGCAATACCCATGCAGAGGAAACTTTGGGATAGgcaaaaacataaaaagttGCTGGCTGGCTACGAACTCATTGAAGGCCAACCGGCAAGCCTGGAGCAAGAGGACACTGCTTTTCCAGAACCAAAATCCAGGACAGCAAAGCTACCGAAATGTAACAAGGCGGATACCAGAAACAGACTCAGTATGGATATCATTAGTCTGGAAAACGAGAACAGTCGTTCTCTCCTAAGTCAGACTGAGTCAAAGGAAGCCCGTGCAGTAATTGGGAACGCGCTGCCTGAGCAGTGGGAAGACgaaaacagtttcatttccaAATTTGCCAGTAAAACCGAACGTCGGAAATCACCACGGCACGTGGCGAAAGTCTTGCCGCAGATCGCGTGCGAGAAGTGCAACGAATCGTTCCCCGTTTTCAAGCAGTACCAGTCGCACATGGAGCTCAAGCGTGACGCTAATCTGGCTGTCAAGTACAGCTGCAACGCATGTGAGCAGCTCTTCTCCACTCACCGGCACCTCCGGCAGCACCGCCTCGCCGTTCATAGCGACGAGCGGGGCTTCTCCTGCGTGTTTTGCGACAAGAGGTTTAAGCGCCAGAAGGACATAAATGACCATATCCGCAGGGTGCATGAGAAGAAGCGGGATCCCCAGGCCTGCCCGTACTGCGACAAGGTCATCAGTTCCAAGTGCGGCCTGACAGTCCACATACGAACGCACACCGGGGAGAAACCTTATAAATGCGAGCGCTGCCCCGCCAGCTTTGCTCAGAGGTCTGCTTACAATACTCACGTAAG aaaaatccaCGAGTCTGGGCAAGAGAGGAAACTCATGCCTGTCTACTGGATGGTAGTTCCGCCTGCGCACAGACCGAATGCAGCAAGCTGTGGCAAAGATCCCGACAGAGGGACGTGGGGTGCGATGTCGGAGGCTGAACGACACAAGTGTGCGGGGCGCGAAGAGGCCACAAATCGTGAGGAAGAACCCAGGGGCTCATCTGTTACCAAAGCAGACTGTAGCAACGAGCAAGAGCAACGGAAGCGGAAATATAAGGAAGCTgaagcaagaagagaaaaaatgagcGAAGAGAGGAATGAAGATGAAATGAGCgtgaagggagaggaggaggtagaTGACGAAGCGGGGTATTCGGAAGTTGAAGACAGCAGAGGTAACGAGGAGGTCTGTTCTgaggaggatgatgaggatgatgaATACGCTAATGAGAAGGATGGTGAAGAATGTGAATCAGAtgaagagtttaaaataaagaaggtAAATAAGAGCGGGGTGAATAACAAATCTGCCTACGTAATAACGTGCGATAAGTGTAACGAGCAGTTTGTTTCCCGGAAAAAGTACGTGGATCACTGCAGAGACGTCCATCAGTGCTTGCCTGGTAAAGTCTATCAGTGTGACATCTGCAGCAAGTCGTTTGCTAGTTACAACAGCTGGAAGGAGCACCGAGCCTGTGTCCACACTGAAGAAAGGCAGTTTGCCTGCACCCTTTGCAACgctacttttaaaagaaagagagacgTGAGGACACATTATATGCGGAAGCACGAAGGCAGGGTCAAACGCCCTCTCTGCTCTGTCTGCGGGAAGATCCTCAGCTCCCGAACAGCCCTAGTGTTCCATATGCGGACGCATACGGGAGAAAAACCTTACGAATGTGGCATTTGTCATTCAAAATTTGCTCAGCCATCGCAACTTAAGATCCATACCAG GTCCCATACAGGGGAAAAGCCATATATTTGTGAGGACTGTGGGGCCTGCTTTGCCGATAAAGGCAAACTCACTGGCCACAAAAGGACCCACACAG GAGAACGCCTTTTTAAATGTGATGTGTGTGGAAAACATTTTGCCACCAACGAATACTTAAAATGCCATAAACGATGCCACATGGGTGCTAAGCCCTACAAGTGCGAGGTTTGTGGGAAGATGTTTGGACTGAGGGCCTCGCTAGCCCAGCACAGTAACGTCCATGCAG aGACCCGTCCGTATTTCTGCGAACAGTGCGGGAAAACATTCACCCAACAGGGCGCTCTCCGCCGCCACCAGCGCATTCACACCGGGGAAAAGCCGTACAAgtgcagagcttgcgagagaACCTTCACGGACATGTCCACCTTGCGCAGACACGTGTCG attCATGACCGCAATGCTCACTGGAGAAGTTTCTTAATAGATCTTACAACCAAAAAAGACCATAATTGGTCCAAAATAGAAACGTTTTCAGAAGCCTGTACGGGTGAAGACTCTGCGCCGGAAATTTGGTCAGTTGACCAAGGTAAACTTTATAAACCAGAAAGCGTTGTTCGTAAAAAAGTAGAACATGTGCCATCTAGTGTTGGTAATGCGGGAGGCACCGATCACTCCCTTTTATACTCATAA
- the GZF1 gene encoding GDNF-inducible zinc finger protein 1 isoform X7: MQSLEALFAERRKMESNAVLLESKSSPINLLNEMHQLRLLGHLCDVTVSVEYQGVRAEFVAHKAVLAATSKFFKEVFLNEKGMDGPRTNVLLNEVQVADFASFLEFVYTAKVEVEEDRVQRMLEIAEKLKCLDLSETCFQLKKQMLESVLLELQNFSESPNSEEESATQPSILLESKAAAVAEADQADCPLDPPDSPVDRPSNGMSPEMPATKPKEKMDKKKEMMKPPYAKIRRASGRLAGRKVFVEIPKKKYTRRLREQQKNAEVAVEENKYPQDQDTCDVEREEEEVENNIKPESEECDGNFESEENVKKSEEDKKKRGSNFKCSTCEKEFLYEKSFLKHIKHSHGIAAEIIYRCETCSQTFANRCNLKSHQRHVHSSERHFPCELCGKKFKRKKDVKRHILQVHEGGGERHQCQQCGKGLSSKTALRLHERTHTGDKPYGCTECEAKFSQPSALKTHMRIHTGEKPFVCDECGARFTQNHMLIYHKRCHTGGGLSPEARGVVFMMRVSQNTPELLRRLPAADLPGLFIHRVELSVSGWIGVVALALAGFCADFPQESSVPYAEIAAGTVACSDPFGKGLSCVKRAGRALPRRST; encoded by the exons ATGCAAAGTTTAGAGGCT CTTtttgcagagagaagaaagatggaaagTAATGCAGTTTTACTGGAATCCAAGTCCTCTCCTATCAACCTTCTGAATGAAATGCATCAGCTGCGTCTCCTGGGCCACCTCTGCGACGTGACTGTCAGCGTGGAGTACCAAGGTGTCAGGGCAGAGTTTGTTGCTCACAAGGCTGTATTGGCAGCAACAAGCAAATTTTTCAAGGAGGTGTTCCTTAACGAGAAGGGCATGGACGGCCCACGGACCAACGTGCTCCTGAATGAGGTCCAGGTTGCTGATTTTGCGTCATTTCTTGAGTTTGTCTATACTGCTAAGGTAGAAGTGGAAGAAGACAGAGTGCAGCGTATGCTAGAAATAGCTGAAAAGCTGAAGTGCTTGGATCTCTCAGAAACCTGCTTTCAATTAAAGAAGCAGATGCTTGAATCGGTGCTGTTGGAGTTGCAAAACTTCTCAGAATCGCCAAACTCTGAGGAAGAGAGCGCTACCCAGCCAAGCATTTTGCTTGAGtccaaagcagctgctgtggcagAAGCTGACCAGGCAGACTGTCCTCTGGATCCTCCAGATTCCCCCGTAGACAGGCCCAGCAACGGAATGTCTCCTGAGATGCCGGCTACCaaaccaaaagagaaaatggacaaaaagaaggaaatgatgAAGCCTCCTTATGCCAAAATCAGAAGGGCAAGCGGGAGACTGGCTGGGAGGAAAGTATTTGTGGAAATCCcgaagaagaaatacacgaggcGGCTGAGAGAGCAGCAGAAGAATGCGGAGGTTGctgttgaagaaaacaaatatcctCAAGACCAGGATACCTGTgatgtggagagagaggaggaagaagtggagAACAACATCAAGCCTGAAAGCGAAGAATGTGACGGCAACTTTGAATCAGAAGAAAACGTGAAAAAATCTGAAGAGGATAAAAAGAAGCGAGGCAGTAACTTCAAGTGCAGCACATGCGAGAAGGAATTCCTGTATGAGAAAAGTTTTCTCAAGCACATAAAGCACAGCCACGGCATTGCAGCCGAAATCATTTATCGGTGTGAAACCTGCAGTCAGACCTTTGCCAACCGGTGCAACCTAAAAAGCCATCAGCGCCATGTCCACAGCAGCGAGCGCCACTTCCCTTGTGAGCTCTGCGGTAAGAAGTTCAAGAGGAAGAAGGACGTCAAGAGGCACATTCTCCAGGTTCATGAGGGTGGTGGGGAGCGTCATCAGTGCCAACAGTGTGGAAAGGGGTTGAGCTCCAAAACTGCCTTGAGGCTCCATGAAAGGACGCATACAGGCGACAAGCCTTATGGGTGCACAGAGTGTGAGGCTAAATTTTCTCAGCCTTCTGCACTTAAAACACACATGAG aatCCATACTGGTGAAAAACCTTTTGTCTGTGATGAATGTGGTGCCAGGTTCACTCAGAATCACATGCTTATATATCACAAACGATGTCACACAG GTGGAGGCCTTTCACCAGAGGCACGCGGCGTTGTGTTCATGATGAGAGTAAGCCAGAATACTCCCGAGCTGCTGAGAAGACTGCCAGCTGCAGATCTCCCCGGGCTTTTCATACACCGTGTAGAGCTATCGGTGTCTGGTTGGATCGGCGTGGTTGCCCTGGCGCTCGCAGGGTTTTGTGCGGATTTCCCGCAGGAAAGCTCCGTGCCTTACGCAGAGATCGCTGCTGGCACCGTGGCCTGCTCAGATCCTTTT GGGAAAGGCCTTTCATGTGTGAAACGTGCGGGAAGAGCTTTGCCTCGAAGGAGTACTTGA